The genomic stretch atctAATTAGAGTAGGTTTTAAGTtacgctattcccccccccaaaaaaaaaaaagagagagaaaggtacTTAGCCTTCATAATCCTATTAGATGGCTGAAACTCAGACTTTCTGCTTCACTGGGAGCATTCATATTTGGTTCTGTTATAGTTCAGGGCAAACTCATTTGTGTCAAAATTCGTAATTGGAAATTCAGATGCATCCTAGGAATATCAATTTCTCTCAGTttgcaggctctgcaggcaatctCAAAGCCACCGGAGGCCGAGCTCGCGGCCTCAAAATCAGGATCCTGGAGCCACAACTTGAAATCCTGAGCTTTAGGAGAGAGAGAGCCCTGGAAGAAGGCAGGGGTTTTTCTACCAACCAACTGGGTAGGAAAGTTCTTGAGCCAGAGATCCTAGAGGGCCTGGATCCTCGGTAGCGGTACTAGGGAACCAGCTAGGATTTTGTGGCAAGTCCTCCTGGGACTGAGCAGAAAATTGTTGAATGCAAGACTTGGGTATTCTGTAGAGGTCCAAAATCGAGCTTGCGCAACGAGCCAAGTCAGCCACCCAACCTTGTAACTCTGTTCTTTCGACAGGTTGCATCTCCGACAGACACAAGCAATTTCGACAGCTTCCCTGAGGACAATGAGGAACCACCCCCTGATGACAACTCAGGATGGGACAtagatttttaatgtatttcttttacCTGCTTCTGCCTTGCTGAAGACAGCTTCCGGGGACGTGGCTGCCAGCAGAACTGAAAGAATTGGGGAGGATTAGTGCTCGGGGTCACCATGATGCCTTGATTGATGCTGCTACAGTAACTACAGTGGCATTAGGACTTCTTGCTTAGATGACAATAGTGCTCTTCATGTTTTATGTTCAAACTTAAAATAGCAGTTGACATGGTGGTCCTGACGCAAAGCCTTTCACCAGTAAAGAAATACGTTTTCTATCACTGCAACGATCTTGCTATGCTCTAATTATAAAAGTTGAAAGATACATAGTGTAAGATGCACTTAATTCTAGCTGCAAGGTACTGGCTTTTATCAGTAGGATCAATAATAATTTATTAAGTACTGTAGCGAAGCGCAGTACAGGATTTGGGCTACTCCCACACGTCAAGCTCTGTAGGTCTTCTACTGTAGGCCAGGGTAGAAACAAAGGAGGACCACAAAAACACCGGTCAAGGAGTTCGTGTCAAAAGCAGTGGTAAGGTTTGTCCTTTTTCTTTCCGAGCAGTATTCATGACGAGATTGAATGTTACCGTTCCTCTTtctttttgagaatttttttttaacctgacgtAACAAAGCACAACTGCTATAGATTCTGTTAAGAACTGTTAAGGCAGATATGGGTCGCTTCTCACGTACACCTGAGAACATAGTGTAACacaaggcttttttgtttttcttcctttctttttggtACAAATACATAATTGCATGAAAAGAATCATAAAATTATCCATTTTACATATAAAATAGCGCTTAAATAATGGTCCTATAATAAAGCGACAGCAGCCAACTGGTCTTACTGATTAGCTATTAGACATGAAACTAAGCTTAACTTTTACCTTTTTAGAACCCAAAGGGAAAATATAAGACCCATAATGTACTTTATAGGTGCTATGTACATCCTTCGTCTGTGAATATACCTATTCAGTCAATGACCATTTCAGAAATATGTAGCAAGAAGCATCATTTTCCATCGCGTTCTAAGAACAGAAAACTTTAAGTCTCCATTTTTGCATCTCTTCCACATTTATTtcaaagccaatttttttttaaataagacgTATGGTACGGGGCCAGCGTGCTGGCTCTGTCTGGAAGATTGCACGTCAAAACGTAATTCTAATGCCGCACCAGAGTAAGTCAGAAGATACTCCACGGGAAAGTCAGtggaattaaaaggaaaattgaTACTAGCTCAACGCAAACATGTTGCGTTTGGGTGAGATTACTGCTTTACCTATCTCCAAAGTACCAAGTCCTCAGTGACCGTGCTTAGGCACGGTGATGGCTAGAGCTGAGGCacctcatattaaaaaaaaccctaaaaataaaGAAGAGCTGGGAAAGTAACACTATTACACCTGCGCTTTCCTCTCACTTCCACGGCTTTTCTGCAAGAGCGGCTCCTTTGCTTTAGTGAAGTCTCTTCTGATTTACCCCGAAGTAACCAAAAAATCCTGTCCTCTATGCCTACTTGGCAGGCGTACCCGCGGCTAAAGGTTTATCCCGTCATTCCTACACGAAGCCCGAGCTCTCGGACTCTGTACCGACTCTGCCGAAACCTGCTTGCATCCGTGCCCGCCCCAAGCTTGGCAGATGCTGCCCCGTTTGATCGCAGAGTTGCCAAGAGCTGTTGGAGACAACGGAAGTCGAAAGACCAACTTCTGCTAGTCGCGATGGGTTATCTGCTGTTCCGATTACGACTGTGAATTATCCCTTACGTTTCAGTAGCTCCTGGGAATTGTCGGTTTTTATGGTGCGTGTGTCCCCATACACAAGTAATTTCATTGCAGGAGTATTTTTCCAAAGGACGAGAGTCCAGGCTTTGACCTTGTTCCCCTGAGCAGGAGTTTTACCTTAAAAAGGGGAGTGCTAAGAAAACACACGCGTCAAcggtaaaaaaatatatatatatatttctctgaTGCTAATTCCCAACACTTTCCCATTTTCACAGTGCAAGCGACTTGTGTAGTCTTAATAGAGCATATTAAAAAGATACTTTTCCCCACTTCTTTGACAGTCTCAACAGTATCTAAAGTTTGCCGAAGAGCTCAGTTATTGCAGACCCCCTTTAAAAAGAGTCTGTTTCACTGAATTTTCTTCATGCTTTAATAGGCGAGGGAGTTAGCGTCTTCAGCGCGGTAACTTCAGGTTATTCCTGCTATTCATTAATCGCGTGTGGCATTGTACTAACATCTGTTTGCCTCGAAAACCATAGGGAAAAGGCAGTAGCTACGTCTACCGGGAATTACTTGCATAGAATAAATACACGCTTGGTTTTAAACGTTTATCGTAAGGATTGAAAACCCTGCCTGAAAGCAAACCCTAAATACTAGGGCTAAAATAACCGCTAGGCGTCCTACCAAACGAACAGTCGCTTGACTGTGTCAAAGCCGAATTCTGCATTCGTGTCCCCCTCTTTCTTCACTCAATGACGTGGCTACGTTGCACGAGAAAACTTGTCGCACTGGTTGCCGTTGCGCAGAAGACTATAAAGAGGAGTTTGTCTCAATTCTAGGTAATACAATATTTAGCACTTGAGATTCAGTTATCCGTCGAGCGAGGACTTGCCACGGGAAAAGAGCATCACGATGTTTTTCGGGGGAGAACTGAAAACATTGCAGGAAGAATGTTTTAGAAAATGGGCTGAggagttgttttctttctgcctaTCAGTTTTTCCTTGTGCCACATACAATAATACCTGAACCGTGTGGCATGCACTGTATTGaatataaatttattttgctATCGGACACCTCACTCAACTTTCATCACCTTTACTAAGCATACGTTAAACATAATTAGCATATGTATATTAATAATATACGTCTTCATTTATGAGTAATATATTTGAgttgcattatatatatatatatatatatatattcacaacAACTGATTGCCTCTGTGTTTCCACatactgtcttttcttctttgtctccTTTTTTAATATATGGGACGACGGTGTATTTACATAAGGGCAAATCAGCTaccatatttaaaacaaatgtgttAAGATTGGTGTCATAAGATACAGATGATCTGTAGCTTCTTACAGTGCTGCATTATCCATAGTAAACTCTTATTTAACAGCAGGACCACAagcaaatatttatgtaaatagaTATTTTCGTGTTGATATTTTGTGGTACACATATAACTTTTTATTTAGAGTTCCATGGCATTATTACTTCCTTTTCTTATTTGTAATGTAATGTTTTTAGATCAAAGTAGACTTGAATTAATGTCATAATTGTCAGTATTATTAAACTTTACGTCAACTGTACTGTTACTCATCTGTCCCATGGTTTTAGAACATGACTAGCTATCTGGCATTGTTGCAAGTGCCTTAAATTCATGGCAtcctataaaaaaaatacaaatttggtGTTATGCTGCATGACAAAGACAAACACACCTCAAAATGTTGTCCTTTCTTAGCTTGCTGCGTTTTACAGTTCTTTCTGCTACCGATTTCTAAGCCTTTATTATATAATATTGATGAATTACAGAAATGATGAAGTTGTTCTCTTATTTCTGTTCAATGTACCAGAGCTGTGTATCTGTTAATGAGATACAGAGTCATTTCTGTGAAATGTATAAATGTATGTGCGGGTCAAATTAATATATGACATACTATCAGTCTGTATACAGGTATTCCTGTTTTGCTAAGCTGTGCAGATTTGAACTAATAGTGCAGTAACGGTCCAACATATCACGTTTTCTAAACTTCATTGCAAACGGTCCGCCCCGAGAACGGATTTGGCGATCGGGCGTCCTCGCGGCCAAGCAAAACCGCGTTTGGACCGCGACAAAAATAAACcattacaaaaaaaagcaaagctgcatCGTGTTTGCACCACTCAACAAAACAGGATCCGTGCTTTCCATGAGTTCTTCTATATGCAAGTCCTTACGGAGGCGAGTTCTCGGCCCACCCAAAAGCTCCCCGTCGAAAACGTTACCGCTTTTGCTTCCTCCGCAGCTGCCCGCGGCATAAAACGGAGCGCCGAGACTCGGAACGGTTTCGGGCTTTAGCGGCAAAGGGAAACGTCATTCGGAGTTGCCTGTCCTGCCGGTCGATGCTGGTTTTACACTGGTCATTGATTTTGTATTCTTATATATtcttctttccccccctcccccgtccTCTCCCCACCGCGGATTCTACGTAAAAGGGTTTTTGTCTGTCGGAAGACGTCCGTCGTCGAATGGTCGCTGACCAGTTGCACTCTTTTGATGTAGACTTAAGaacctgttttctttgttttttggggttccccccccccccgtaaattTAACTGCTTTGGTTTCGCTCTGTATTTTCCCCGCAGCTGTAATTGCCGAGTGCCTGTTGTATACTTTATAgagttgaaataaaaataattacttttgagCACCGTTTTGGGGCGTTCCTTCCCCGCTGGAATTCAAGCGCGGGAGAATCCTGCGTCCGTGGTTTGGCGTTTTAAAGCCCATTTTGTGTTCTGTTTCGCGGTCCCTTGCGGCCAAAATTATTTGACGGATGCGCTAAATAGCGGGCGGCTATTTAAATCGCACCGTAGTCAAGGCTGAGGGTCCGTGCTTCAGCGCGATGGAGAAGACACCTAGGAGAGGGGACACTGGAGGAGCTGCTGAAGAAGACGAGAACATTTCCTTCCAGTTGGCAAATAAACTTGATAACTGCCTAAATAGGAGCGGGGAAACATCACCAAATGATATTTTCGGGGGGTTTTTTGGGTCACCCCACCAGGCCATACCTCCTGCATGATGCTCCAGCACCCCCAGCAACTCACCCCCACCTCATTAAAGACATTAGTGCCCTGGGTATGGCTTGGCATGGCCCGGCTCTGATCCCATCACAGCAGAAGTCAACAGCAGTGTTaggctttaaggaaaaaataaagtcacATGATAGCAGAAGATGCCAGGCTGCAGCATCAccacctgattttttttattttttttcctttccccaagCTCCAGTTTCAAACACAAATTATTTGCTCTCTCACTGTTACGCACAGCAAATATCAGCAATGTCtcttgggtttttcttttcccccccctccctttttttttttaaagaaacatgctGCCCCAATGAAAAGAcgtcagaaaaaatatatatactttttcgAGGTGGAGGCTGTAGCCTCTTAAGGCTACTTTTTCCACCCaccccctctccctcctgccgCACCGGATGACATCTGTGCAAggctcctgcctggggacacccgTGAGCCCCGGTACGGCCCCGCTAGCTGCTGGGCACATTTTgctcccctttttcccccccaaaaaaaaccatcAGTGCTATAACATACTGTTACTCATCCTCAGTGCATGAGTTCTGGCCAAAACGGGTGCACGCagctaaaaaatatatacatatattgtaACACCTAGCTAGTTTGCTATGGCTGACACTTAAGACGGGGAAGGATTTGGCCTCAGCTCTTTGaggcacacgcacacatatatatacacattatatatatatgcatatatatatatttatacacgtatatgtgtgtgcacaGTGGCACACGGGGGCCCCGGGAAGGCTCCGCTGCAGCCCCGGtcgcggccgccagggggcgccgcagTGCCGGCGGCGCCGCACCGCGCTGCCCcgacggggaggggggagcgccggggggggggcagcggcccctcgacaccccggggggggggtcagacGGGTCGTGCTCGCGGGggctctcccccttcctccccccccccgggctgcaaccccccccccacacacacacacacacacaccgcggGCCGGGGGTGCGgagcggcgcccccccccccgccccttcctgCAAAGCTGCGCTGGCGCCAGGAAGggagcccccgggggggggggggggagggggggttgcaGACTTGTACGAGACCAAAGGCCCAACCGTGCCACCGGGAAGGCGGCGGGTGGGAGACGGGCAGGCGCTCGGCTCCCCACGGCGGCTCCAAGGCGCGGGGTTGGGGGCTGCATGGGgcgagcacacacacacaccccccctccccttcccccccccccgtcgggAATGGGGTCGGGCTGGAgacggcggggccgcggcagcatctggcggcggccgcggcgagcGCCGCGCTCGCCCTTGCGAAATCCCCTCCCGGGCCGGCGGCCAATGCCTgagccctcggggggggggggggggggcagcggcacggcccccccccaccccaacccccgGGGGCCCTTTGAAATCCCATCCGCGGCCGCGGTGCCCTCCTCCCTGAGGGGCGGGAgcaggcggcggccccgggggtataaaggcggcggcggcggggagcgcagGTAGCCGCGACTCCGCGGAGCTGCTGCGCGGCCGCGACGGGGCGGTgaggggcggggagggagggtgggaagggaggatgcgggcgctgctggcgctgctggcggcgctgagctgcgcggccccggcggggcgggcggcggcggcggctcccggcggcgcccTCAGCTCCAACGCCATCAAGGGCCcccccgggggcgccgcggccagcgccgccccggcccacGCGGCGCCCTTCGACGGCAGCAACaagccgccgccggccgccaccCGGCAGGTaggttccccccccacacaccccacccGCGGACCCGTCGCGGGACCCCCCGCGGCCGGCTCCGCGCTGACCCacccccctccgtcccccccccgcagcccttcccCTGCGCCGAGGACGAGGACTGCGGCCCCGACGAGTactgcggcggggcggcccgtggcggcggcggcgccccgctctGCCTCGCCTGCCGCCGGCGCCGCAAGCGCTGCCTGCGCGACGCCATGTGCTGCCCGGGCACGGCCTGCAGCAACGGTGAGGGGCGGCGGGCACCGGCGGGAGggtttctgggggggggggggcgtgtttGGGGCTCCCGTGGCTCACGGCCTCCCCGCAGGCATCTGCGCGCCCCCCGAGCCCCAGCCCGGCGCCGGCGAGCTGGACGAGACCGACGCCGAGGCGCTGCCCCGACGGACGCCCGCGCCTGCCTGGCTCCCTGCTGCCAAAGGTAAGCGACGGGGGGGGGCCACCAGGGTGGGGAAAGAGGGTCTGGAGTCCGTCCCCCCCTCGACGGCCGGGCCAGGCTCACCCGGCGGCGCCCccgcttctccccccccccatgcaggTGAGGAAGGGGACTTCTGCCTGCGCTCGTCGGACTGCGCCGCCGGCCTCTGCTGCGCCCGCCACTTCTGGTCCAAGATCTGCAAGCCCGTCCTGCAGGAAGGCCAGGTGTGCACCAAGCACCGACGGAAAGGCTCCCACGGCCTGGAGATCTTCCAGCGGTGCCACTGCGCCGAGGGGCTCGCCTGTCGCCTGCAGCGGGACCACGGCGCCAGCAACTCCTCCCGCCTGCACACCTGCCAGCGGCACTGACCCCGCCGGCGACGCTTCCCAACCCGCCTCGATGggacgcacggacggacggactctggcagcgccggcccggccgTGCCGGGGCTGGCGGCACGCGGGATGTGCCTGGCTGGAGCTTACCCGGCGCGCTCCTCCTCctggtgctggagctggagcGGAAGGTTGTTTCTCTAGGGAACTACTTTGAAGCGACTAATTGCAGTACGTTACTGTGTTGTGAATACTCAAGGTGGCACTTAACTGTATATATGCCAGAACTTCTAACGATTATTCTAAGGGTGCTGCCTTGTGCTCTTCAAGCTATGACTGTGACTTTGTACACACTGGGTTTTTATCTTATTGCAGTGGACGGACCTTCTGTTTGCAAGTGAATAAACGGTTCTTAAATAAGCTGAGCC from Apteryx mantelli isolate bAptMan1 chromosome 7, bAptMan1.hap1, whole genome shotgun sequence encodes the following:
- the DKK1 gene encoding dickkopf-related protein 1, with the protein product MRALLALLAALSCAAPAGRAAAAAPGGALSSNAIKGPPGGAAASAAPAHAAPFDGSNKPPPAATRQPFPCAEDEDCGPDEYCGGAARGGGGAPLCLACRRRRKRCLRDAMCCPGTACSNGICAPPEPQPGAGELDETDAEALPRRTPAPAWLPAAKGEEGDFCLRSSDCAAGLCCARHFWSKICKPVLQEGQVCTKHRRKGSHGLEIFQRCHCAEGLACRLQRDHGASNSSRLHTCQRH